Below is a genomic region from Kryptolebias marmoratus isolate JLee-2015 linkage group LG12, ASM164957v2, whole genome shotgun sequence.
GTGAagagttgctgctgctgctgcctccatCAGCTCAGGGAACGCTGTGTCCACGAACGGGTCTGGAATACTGATGCCACGGTGCAGAGGTGCAGAAGCTGCAGTCCAAAAGACCCCGGAGAAGAGCTCCGACTCCACGCCGTCTGCAGAGACACAATCAGAGGAGGACCCAAACTGCTTCCGTCAGTGCAGCTAGTGGCatttttgacttaaaaacatacataaaccTCATAATTAGAACATGTACCACTCAGtgacagacagaagaagaaattacTTTCGCATAATTTCAGCTTCATTTCTTCACAGTATAGAAAATACTGGAGCAAATTTAGAACAAACCTCAAAAACACATCGTGAGGTAAGGTGAAAACCAATACATGCTAATAAATTCAGCTTTAaggataaatataaataatatcaCACCTTCAGTGAACCAGTTAGGCAAACTCAACAGAACTGTAACTAATTTGTCATCATATTGTCTCCAAAAATCAATGCAGCATCTCCAAATACTGTGACTTACagtataaaacacatttaaaaaactgtaaatctcAAACTGGAGTGAATTTGCTTCtttaatgtttgcaaaaattaaaaccaaaacaaaccaatgcaaaaacctctcctcaggtccagatgtttacagagtgatgggagaagaagaggagatgctgcaAACGTGGAAACGTGGACCTGGAgcaacttttctgggatgtgctgctgccattaaatttaaaattaccttttttttttttttttttaaattgtacaatTCTACTTTAAACATGATATATTTATTATGTTACattgtgaatttaaaaagaaatgtgggtttatgagatttacaaatcattgcattgttttttttacattttacacaaagtccaCACTTGTTTAGAATTGGGGTTGTTCATTTTGATGgataaattataattatatatattataggTACGAAACTGCCCCCAAGCTGTGAGATGGTCCCTTTTTGACCAGTTGTCGCCTGCAGCCTTCGTCCTGTGTAATAATGgtcctgagtgtgtgtttgtctcttctgagagtctgtcctcctgtcacacacacacacacccctgcaGGACGGCCCGCCGCTGGCTCTGAGCCAGCCGGACGACGGCGATGCAACACTCAGACCTGCACAGATTCAGATTCACATGAATCAAACGCTTGGCTCTGCTGTCTGCTGTCCCAGCATGCACCCTGGTTACCTGGCTGCCGTCCCACTAACAACAGCTGCTACCGCAGCTCTGGACTGGAGGTTCCTCTGCATgaacgtgcacacacacacacacacacacacacacacacacacacacacacatgcatatggACTCATCTGAAGTGAAGTCACAGAGAAAGCAGCCCTCGTTCTTCTCTGGCTCATTTAATATGGAGAAATAAACTAATCAGGGAAAAATGAAAGAGAGGCAACAGTTGGCGCGTaatgacaaaacacacaatgtaaacacaaaatataaaacatttactgcAAGCCGACGCAAAGACCTACAGTTTGTAAACCTGTGAAACAAATCAACACACAAGGaccaaaaaatgtacaaaagtgAAGCAATATTATCCTAAGATGCATAAAATGATGACAAACTAGTGTTTCTATCATATCTCTTAGAGGAAAACTACCATTAATACACAAAATGACCACTAACTGTGagaatacaatttaaaatgagaaaatcttTTGCAATTTAACACAAAACGGCCTTTAGATACTACAAACGAGTGCAGAGGCGCAGACCTAATTATTCAAAAGACCACACAGAGACCCAACTTAGACCCAAACTGATCCGCAAGAActgaaagagcaaaaataacaaccagactgataaaaacacaagttatgaAGGTGAGGTAAAATAAGTACtgcaaacagatttaaaatgccaagaaaatgatgcaaaagataaacaaaaatggcacatgagaaacaaaaaaacacacacacaaagacaaaacgTGAAACAAAGCAGTTTGAACACAAAAAGTAACTTTAGAATTATCCAAgaagctgacagaaaacaaaatggcacaAAGAGACTAAAATATAAGTAAAATTACCAGAAACTAGGGCTGCATAATATATTGAACATCTGTTATCTTCACAATCAGTGAGCGCagagaacagaaataaatcagatatTTCAAGCATTCATGTTCTGCGAGCTGATAACAAATTCACTCAACCCAACACTGGCCCGGACGCCCaaacctggtttagatgatcgTGATGACTGAAGAGAAGGTGAGGAGATTTACACTGGACCCCACCTGAATAAGCCTGGAGGGGACCGGTTTTTGACCCGATTCTGGACTGATAGCATTCAGCACGGCGGTGGGTGNTAAAGCTGCAGCAGGGCAGAGGTCAGTCTCTGGAGATGGTTATGTAACAGCAGGACCATCTCCATGACCACCCTCCTGCTTCTACATGTACCGCAGTCTCATCTTTTATCCCAAACGTCCTTCACATGATGCCGACTGCCTGCTCCAGAAACTGCTTTGGTAGAGAAAACGTCAAAATCTTAAACCTCTGCTCCACAGAAAAGTCGTCCTTCAGCTCCAGGTGAGGAGAGACCTTGAAAACCTGTGCAGTAAATCCACATCCCTGCTAAAAAAGGCTGAATATTCAGCAGATAATTCTCAGCGGGGCGTTTTACGGGACACCTGACCGGCCTGTAGAGTCCCCTCTGAGTCTTCATCACCTGCTGAAGTGGAGCTTTTAAGTTTTGGAAGCGAGGAGTCAGAATAGATGATGCCGGAGCTTAATTATCATCCTGTGAGTGCAGGAGCTCTGCTGTCAGCCAAATGCAAACCTCACAGCTCAAGGACACATACAgccagtttaaataaaacatgcaatgtTTGCTAAACTTCCTGTCCATCAGTTCTGCATACGTGGCCGCTGACAGCAAccttttcagctgcagcaaacaAGACTGGCTCTGTGCTAATTTAGCACAGAGCCAGTTTAACCAATCAGATTTAGACTGAGGACCGCCTCAGTGGCGTtccttacatttaaaaaagctgggctaaagaaaaacagacaaagttattcttttgatttttttattaaacaactctGCAGAACAGTGATGGTGACAAGTCGATCCAGCAGAGACATTTTCTGACGTTGGGGACTTTAAACAGTCTCCTCTTTGGCGATGCGGTCCTTCTTGAGTGGTCcctgtgaaaaacaaagaagaagaaaccatcAGCTGCACGtcaacacttcctgtctgcgaTGGGCTCAGAGCAGCCGGTGTTCCCAGAGAGTGAACAGGGAGTCAGCACAAACAGGCACTGCTCCCCTGCCTCACTGGAGATCACTATGGCACTGGAATGGAACCCAGAGTTCACACGGGCAGCTGAACCAGGTTACGAACAGTGCTCCAcagaaccagaaacaaaaacaacaaccagagtTCATTAAAGCTGCAGTCCTGGAACCAGAGATCAAAGTTTCCACTAAGTCTCttataaacaagcaaacagcagcagtggaTCCATCCTAGCGTTTATCAGTACAAATTTATACCCGCCTCCAAATGATCTCGGGAAAGCAAAGGATGAAATATTACATCTGGGGTTCTCCTGAATTAATCTGCCACAATTCAAAGCTTTTATTAGCCTCACCATGAAggccttcttctcctccacggTCTGGAAGCGACCGTGACCGAACTTGGAGGTGGTGTCGATAAACTTGAGGTCGATCTTCTCCAAAGCACGGCGGCTGGTCTGCACCAGCAGAGACTGAAGGAAAGATTTTATTCAACAGTGTAAGTCTTTGCTTCCTTAAATTTACATTATTTGGCTTGATAtcgttggggtttttttttggctcaccTTACGCAGAGTCAGCACCCTCTTCTTTGTTCCCACAACGCAGCCCTTCACCATGACAAAGTCGTTGTTAACCTCTCCGTAGTGGACAAATCCACCCTGTAGTTTAAGGACAACATAAGACACTTCTGCTCCTGACTCAAGTATTAAGCGTCACGTGAACCTTCAGGTCTCTTACCAGGGGGTTGATGCTCTTGTTGGTCAGATCGTACTCTGTGGAGGCGTTGTTCTTGACCACTTTCCCGTCCTTGGTGTGGAAGCCCATGCCGATCTTGTAGATCTTCTTGTTGATTTCTGTGCGGTGGTGGTAACCCTTCTGACCAGCGCGGGCCACAGAGAAGGCCACACGAGCCGGATGCCAGGCTCCGATACAGGCCACCTTACGCAGACCACGATGAGTCTTGCGAGGAAGCTTCTTCGTGTGCCAACGGCTGGTGACacctagttaaaaaaaaaagttaagttaaatttgagctcagtttaAACCTGCTTGACATCTTAAAGAGGGATCACCAACTTACCCTTGTATCCATGACCCTTTGTGACACCGATGACGTCAATCATCTCGTCCTGGATGAATACTGTGCTCACAGGGACGGCCTGCTCCAGCTTCTCGCGGGCCCAGTCCACCTTGTCGGAGATGGTGCCTCCATTCAGCTGCACCTCCATCAGGTGAGCCTTCTTCTGCCTCAGAGGCAACAGACGCATCTGTACAGAAAACACGAGGTtaagcacagaaaataaacatcacataagaagagttttcttttagcttcGTCTCAGACGGAAGGCAGCATGGAAGATTTCCTCATTACTATCGGGCGCCACGCCTGGCGCGAGTTCTGTGGTCTCGTCACTGACAGATTAGGACAGCCATCTTTAACTCGACTCAGATTTACTGACCTGTGTGTGGGTGATGACTCTGATGACCTCGCAGTACTTCTTCATGGCAGCAAAGTCTTTCTCCAGCTGCTTCTTGCCCTCTTCATCCTGCCATTTCTTGCAGTATTTGGTGAAGGCCTTCTTCTTGGACTTGTACCTGAGAGAAGCAAGCAGGAAAAAATGTTGGCACAGGTTCCTCATGACCCCCAAAGGGCCAGCGGAAGAACACAGTGCACAGCTGATAGCTCTCCCTCCATCAGGGGTTGGGGGCTGCGTCAGCCAAGATAGATTTCGGCTCATGGCAGTTTCTAAGAAGCACTTTCCACTGGCCAGAGGAGCCCGGAGCTCATCAGGGCACACGGCACCTGAGCGGAGCTGCCACAAGGGGGGGGGGCCACCGAAATGTTAAGACTCGCTCAGTGAAAATATGGTTCTGCTTCATTTCCACTGGCAACTAACATCTGCTTCACATGAAGAGATGATCTGAGTTCAAACCTACCAGTTCTTGTAGAACCGACGCTTGCACTCGTCACTGATGTGCTCGGCGAAGATGGTCTTGAGGGAACGCAGGCCGCGGGGAGTGTTGACGTAACCCACGACTCCAACAATGATCATGGGAGGAGTCTCAATGATGGTCACAGCCTCAACTACCTCCTTCTTGTTCACCTCTGTACaaggaaacaacaaagaagGTTATCCAGATGAAGCATTAAGGTTTAAATCTTCATATATACATGCTTATGGCATAGACCGCGCTCAGTGCTCGACATTCAGCAATGGGGTGTAGACCCGCTCTGTCCGCCCGTCGAGAGTCTCATCACAggcagaacattttaaagaccGTTCCAGatattaaaatttaacaaaCTTAGCTGACAATAAATCAGGACCAGGTTTCATTTACGTGCAACACTTACTTGAGCCAGGTCTGTCGACCTCACGGACAATGTGGGTCATGCCGGCCTTGTAGCCCAGGAAGGCGGTCAGGTGGACGGGCTTGCTGGGGTCATCCTTGGGGAAGCTCTTGACCTTACCCCGATGACGACGGCTCCTCTTCCGGGGCAGAAAGCCAAGAGATCCGTGGCGTGGAGCTGAAAACTTACGGTGGGACTGTAAAACGGTAGGAAGTTAGCTTCCTCATACTTTACGTTTGGATTAAACATAAACAATCAGCAACATTTAACACAGTGGTTCATTTTGGTGACCTGTTACTGATCACAAGTCACAAAATCCCAGCAACAACTATAACGTTTGCAACACAaactttttaagattttgacTTTAAACCAATAACTATGTTTAAGATGCGACTTCATAGTAATTATCCTTGGTAACTTCGTAAAAACGTACGTATGGGCCTAGTTTAAGCAGCCATTTTGGACCCAGACTCGCCGGTGTGGCTAAGCATGCAACCCGAAAGCTACAAATTCAGACTTAAAATGCTTCGAAATGTTTGTGAAAATCTTATTAAAGGTATGAAACAACactattagtttgttttaaagcagtatAAATCAAAGGATGCGTCAGATGGTTAATGGATTCTTGCGAAGTGCTCAAACATGACGACGAAACAACTCACCATTTTGTCTCCAGTCCGATTGAAAGAGGCCTGAAAACGGGCTAATCGCTAATTTATAGAGACAAGATATCGCGTGAACCAGCGAGACTTTGTCCCGAGAAGCCCCGCCCTCGAGATTTCCGCCgtggctgtttaaacattttcagccACTAGATGTCGCTGTCGACTTTTACAGCGTAAACAACCcgcaacaaaaaatacttttttctgtttaactaTACAAATTCCTTGCAATGAAATTAAATCTATATAATCGCTTTGTTCAGATTAAAACTTTATacctgctaagaaaaaaaattaaatggtaGTTGAACTAGCATATGCAGCATGGTTTAGCCCCATGAGGGACATTCGGAAAGCAAAATAAAGGTTTTGCGTTTAAATGCAATTGAAATGTGGGAAGGAAGTGGTACACCCTGACACATATTAGATAGATAATgcattcagtgtgtgtgtgtgtgtgagagagtgtgaaACTGGCTGCTAATCCACAcattaaattatataaaataaaagtagtgCATTAGAGCCAAAGCTCTTTATGAAGGGGTATTAGTTAGTAATAGTTCCACCATTTCAGAGACAGAACTCAAAATGATGCAATATTTTTCCCCAACATGCTCCTAACATCTATATGTGCATATAACCCACATCACTTTCAGcagaatctgtttttcttcatttaatggTGTCTGATATCAAATCCAAATATTACCATTGTAAATGTTAtgtgagttaaataaaaaaagggcaTTTCAAATACTCAGTGATATAAATAAGTCACTCCTTACACTGAAGTCAGGttgtaacattttaatacaATTATGATTTATATgtaaccacaacaaaaaaaaatacaataacatcCTTCAAATTAGGACAAACTGTTTATGGTCCAGGGTTTtctttaattagtttatttgttttctatatattttaaagcatttgttcACCAGAATGCCGATCggcaacattttaatttctgactgaaatgtttttagttaCAGCACTGCATGCTGAATGCTTGAAGACATGCTGCAACGTCCGGTAAGGCTTGCTTCAGTGAAGCGAGTATTCTCTCATCAACTAAATGTTGCATGTCATAAAGTGTGGCATTTCGTGAACTATCATAACTGAAACAGAGACATTtatccaaacaaacatttacatcttTCGCTCTGGATGCTTTTTAGTTTCACAGCTCGTGTTGCATACATAAAAACATGTATCCAGCATATCTGTCAGTCATCTACACAGCAGATAATAGCTGAAAACTGCCATGCTTTACTGTTGAAGGACCGCAGATAATGAAGTAGAACAAGGGAGGGTGGTGCAGATTATCTGGACTCTGTACTGTAAAGGGCTGGACGCACCAGGAGCGAATTTCCCTGACTCATGTTACAGTGCAGATAAAGTCTTTAGAAGTTTCCAAAGCTGCCATGCAGACTGGGTAAGGGGTCTAACGGTCGTCATTAAAGAAGCTGTGACACATTCCTCAACACTTTCGGTGCAAATCTCCtcactaaaaacacattttctttaacctataaaaaaaaatgtacaaaaataaacaagggtTAGCTTCTCTCGGGATTCAGACTTATTCAAACTCCTTTTTGTGGCCAAGATTGTACGCGTTTgtcaagtctttttttgtgaacaCTTCATGTTCGTGGGAGTAAATCTACAGGGAGAAGAAGGCCTTACAAAGAACGGGAATCCTCAATTTTTGTgttgagaaacaaaataaaataaaataaaatccaggtTGCCCGGTTCCTCGAGCTTTCGTCTGAGGAGACTCAAATCCAGCTGCTCAGTGACGCCCACCAGCGCCGCCTCAGGTTGCCAGCTGCTGCCGATCGCGGTTCATTTGTTGAAAGAAGGCCTTCCCAAACTCGTAGCTGCTTATCATAACAGCACAAGCCGGGGCTACTTTGATCACCCTGGGCATGAAACCTGGAAGACAAGAACATGCTTTTACCTTTAATCAatcaaacatatttgttttatgttggtTAAAATGTATGTACCTGCAAAAAGGCCTCTGTAGCCCAACTCAGCCCAGATTTCCTTCATTATGTGCCAAGTGGACGTGGTTTTCTTTACATAAACTGTCAAGGAATGATACATTTCTGTTTAGAAGTTTTCccacataaaaacaagaattctACACAACCTAAATTCCTACAGTAAGTATGTGTAAACACAGACCTCCCAGAGTATCCATCTCTCCGAGCTGAATCTGCCTCCGAGTTTTTACGACGTCAAACGGCAGCGTCAGAACGGCAGCGATCTAAGCACGACAAAGAGGAACAGTCATTTCCTGAACAATACAGACACAGCTGCACAACAAGTTACACAACAACCACTTCGAGTTGATCTTTTTAAAGGATAACTAATTCTAGAAGTAACTCCATTTATTGCTAAAGAAACATTGATTCAGCGTCCTAATAAAGATATCTACAACAAAAGGCTGATATCAGATATCTGAATGTTATAAAAGTCACTCAAGTCAATTACATAAAAGGTATTTGTGATcaataatttgttaaaaacagattaagTTGCACTTTTATCTACTTTTACAATAGCTGAGTCatcaaaacagctgttttaactcgtagtttgtgcagaaaaacaacaaaaagttctgtttctttttatttttaaaccattttcacatttgagaggggttttattttaaaatgaagcagTAGATTAAATCAGGGGTTCCCACAGTGTGGGTCAGGAAACATGTGGGGGTTCTCAGataatctccagaaatcaaattaaaaagaaagaatatatTGGTTTGTAAGGCTGTCTGTGTCGTCATAAGGCtcttgtttaataaagtttattaacaAAGTGTCGACTTAAACTGGTGATAGTTGGGTTATAAACCTCGAAAACTATTATTCTGTGTctcagaagctaaaaggtttgggaaccactgcattAAATGGCACTTTGtggggtaaaaacaaacaactaaagcGAGGTGTGTTTCAGCTTTCCCGTGGAGTACTCACAGCTCCAGAGACGGCTCCGGCAGTGAAACTGATGGAAAAGTTGGCCTGAGGCATCTGATACTGTTCACACAGCTTGGTCTTCACCAGTTCATAGTTAAACCAGtacaaagctgcaaaaacacacaaacaaaacaaagttggtTCTCCTATTTGTTGTTGTAACAATTAGCAAACTTATGAAACTACTTTGACGTCCTTGTTTTAGTCTCATAAAAGTttcactttatttgtaaaaccaCTGAAAGCAGCACTGCAGCTAAACCGTCAGTATGTGTAAAGAGTTTTTAACAGTGTATTTACGATACATTCAGCAGAGTATTTAACGATATGTGATTATATTAGCCCCAGGATTAGTTAACACAGTAACCAGCAGGACGTGAGGCTAACATCAGCAGCTTCTCTGCTaaagatttatttgactttgatTGATTTATCTGTCCCAGTCGTTAATGTTTCTCACCAGAAAAGGGCACGTCTCTGAAAACGGTGGGTCCCCAGCCCCTCCACAGGGACAGCAGGCCGCACTGGGCCACAGCAGAGCGAATACACACCCGCAGCTCGCTGTAAGACAACTTTCTGGACTGCATCTTGGTCCTGACCAGCTCCAGGGGGCTGATCACCGTCACAGCTCCCACTgcaatccacacacacaccaaaccaCAGGttgaaactaaagaaacacacagacacgaaaCAGCTGAGATATCTTCACAGACTTTTCATGTACTTACATCTAGCGAGACCTCCAGCCAGAAGAGGGACATGGTTTCCCTGAAGACCCAGACCAAACCACAGGAAGTCCCTCAGCTGGTCGTAGCAGGTGAAGTAGATGACCGTGGCTGGCACCGCCATAACCCTTCACACGCACACAGATACACAAGCGTTTTACATCAAACCGATAAAAGGTTGcatgtgtaaaaacagaaactgtacTGACTGAAAGTGATGCTCAGATCTGCAACTTTTATGTGGAAATTTAAATGACTGCTTCCTTATATGAGCTGGAAACTGTGCAGGAAATTTACACCAAAAAGACACTGAATGCACTTTATTGAAATTAGTTTAGTGACACGGGAGAATCTTGAAAAACGTGTGAATTTTTCTACACGTACagtattttttgttataaaGAATTTGATCAGCTCCTATCATACCTGACATATCCATCAGTTTGGATCGTGTTTATTTTACTCAGGAATCATTAAAAGCAAGAAGATCATTTAACCGGATCCTGTTTCCAGGCCTACTTTCTGAAATGACAAGTCTCTCTCATTTATCTggttctgtaaatgttttctaaaagcCACTCACAGCGTTGGTGGCAGCCCACTCCACAGGGACCGAAGTCCTTCATGACGGGTGATTTTCACAAAAGCgtcctgcagcacaaacaaaattcagttcattttctgAACAACAAGCGCACACACAAACCTAAATGTGAATGTGGTGCAACTTACAAGAGTCCCACTAAAATGTGTTGGTGTTTTGTACCAGCTGGTACAGCTGGATCCGTTCCGACAGACGTAGATGTGATCCATCAGGCCATTGCAATACAGAAAGCACTTCCCTGGAAAGAAGAACCAGAAATCAGAAAAACCGAAACAtcaaacaaagctttttaaGGCTGTATAAACCCAACGACTGCCAGCAGTTTACTTATTAACTACAACCTTTTTTGCAACTCAGCTTAATGTCCTCAACCAATCTGAGTTATACAAGCCTTCGCAGCAGTCATTAATAATAGAGGCGACGGCGCTGACCGCACTGCCACAAGATAACATCAGGGCTGGCCTTGTTTCTATTTACTCTGCAGGTTTGTTTAGGACGGACTTTTGAAGAGACTTTCAAACATCTGAATCTATTTGCAAAAGAAGCTATTTTGGTTTTCcaagcagaaaatgtttgttattgTAGCACATGGCCACACAGAAAATATCTGCCttatctgctgctgcagcggGTCAATACTCACATCTGGAAGAGCGGCTGACACCACCTCTCGGAGTGAGTTCACAGGCTAAAGCTATAAAACGAAGCAAAGAAGAGGGCAAAAAAGGAGGCAGGGCGTTAAGACTGAGCAGATAAGTGTGGCAGCGTTAGTTTCAGGAGCAAAAGCAATATTAAAGTGATATAAAAACGTTTGTACCTTGGTGGAAGGGTGTTTGCTGAGCCTGCAGCCTTATCTTCACAACGTCCAGCGGAGTGACTGTAAACAAATTCACAACTCCAATTATTACGTCAGAaaacaatacacaaaataaGTGAAATGGCAACACACTGTACAAAACTCCACTTAAATtagcgtttgtttttttttgttgttgttttttaagtctCTGTTTCTATAATCTAACCAAATAGAGATGTGAGGAGGGCTCCAGTGCCAGAGGCCAGCATCTGCTGCACTGGAGAGATCGCAGCCACGGGGCCGCCAACGGGCCGCTCCCCCATCCTGCCCACCTGTCAGACCAAAAAGAACATAACAGCAGGTCTCGCTGAAAACATGGTGCACGCTGAACGTCACAGAGGCGTCCTCTGGTCCTGTTAAACATTCAGCAAGCTGAAGAAATTAAATCCTACAGTGACGTAAGACGATTCAGGAGGAGTGATCAGCAACCTAACGCTAACAGGTCAGCATCTTGTGTCAGAAAGGTGTTTGTTACCTGCTCCTAAGATCCTCCCAATTATGTCACCTCGAGGTAATTTAGCACATTGAAAGGACAAACTACTAAATACCCTGTAATAAAGCCTttgcaggtttgtgtttgaacTGAGCAGAGGAAGTCTAGGTGGAGTTGTTAAAATAAGGTCCTTGAAACGTTTTGATAGCTTATCTCTGACATGCATGTCTCCAATCTCACCCTGCAGTCAGAAAGCCTCGCCTCCCGACCCTCAAACCAAAATGGTTTCCCTAAGCCACCACGAGGAAcgcctcttttcttttttttagtttccgCTTTCTTGTCAGACAGTTCCTGGAGTTCATCGCAATTTGTGCAGCGATGTTAACCACGTagctctctgtgtttgtctaccctggtttgtttttccacttcaGATAGTCCAAAAAACGGTCGAAGGTCTGCGTAAATCCCACAGCGCTGCAGGGACATTTATCACGTCTCAGTCAAAGTAAACAagtctgctgctgttgctgacAGGATATACTTTGTGATAAGCTAAGCACCCACCAACAGACTTCATTTTAGATTAGATTAAAGCTTCAGTTGgattctaaaacacaaaaaacacaccacAGTCCAAAAACGTGCATGAAATCCAGCGACTGTACACGCCGTTCTTTTTTAGCATTAGCTCGCTAACGTCGCTTGTAACTAAATGTATATATCTTATATCACAATAGAGGTGAGCAGGAacccttttaaaaccaaatgtaaTTATTCATCAAATGCACTGAGTCAGActtgttaaaatgtgatattttaaaacCGTTAAAACGCTAGTTAGCTCCGTAGCTTAGCTagcttgttgcttttttttagctaagctacccctttttttaaagataaggCCCTCACGTTACTCACCTCTACTTTAGCTGCCAGCCTTTTTTACAAACACACGTTTCGTCTCCCATATCAGTCAAGAGCCACTTGATATTATTTGGGCTCTTCATCGCGGGGCAGCCCgattataaaatgtttcaggaGTCGGGCAGTTCAGGGTCACTGAGCACAAAATGCTCGCGTACCCTTTAACCAGACTCCGCAAACATATGCGCTCAGTCCAGTAGCATTCAAGTGACGGAGAGCGGCCGGTACAGATGGTTTGGAGATCAGCGCTCGGAGTCACTTAGCTCCTCCCCCTGCTGCTGCGTTCGAATCTCTGGCGCCATCTAGTGGACACAAGTCTGCAACTGCACTGCGTCAACTGCCGCATGTAAACAAGAATTTATTCTCGGAATTATTCTGACTAATTCatctaaaactgaattatttattaataaaatcataTAGCAGGTTTTGTGTCAAAGTGTGGCCTAAAAGATAGCTATGGAAATTAAGAGCTGcctctctccttcctctctctGTGGGTGTGTTCTCAGAGATAATTCACT
It encodes:
- the rpl3 gene encoding 60S ribosomal protein L3 produces the protein MSHRKFSAPRHGSLGFLPRKRSRRHRGKVKSFPKDDPSKPVHLTAFLGYKAGMTHIVREVDRPGSKVNKKEVVEAVTIIETPPMIIVGVVGYVNTPRGLRSLKTIFAEHISDECKRRFYKNWYKSKKKAFTKYCKKWQDEEGKKQLEKDFAAMKKYCEVIRVITHTQMRLLPLRQKKAHLMEVQLNGGTISDKVDWAREKLEQAVPVSTVFIQDEMIDVIGVTKGHGYKGVTSRWHTKKLPRKTHRGLRKVACIGAWHPARVAFSVARAGQKGYHHRTEINKKIYKIGMGFHTKDGKVVKNNASTEYDLTNKSINPLGGFVHYGEVNNDFVMVKGCVVGTKKRVLTLRKSLLVQTSRRALEKIDLKFIDTTSKFGHGRFQTVEEKKAFMGPLKKDRIAKEETV
- the slc25a39 gene encoding solute carrier family 25 member 39; translation: MGERPVGGPVAAISPVQQMLASGTGALLTSLFVTPLDVVKIRLQAQQTPFHQALACELTPRGGVSRSSRWKCFLYCNGLMDHIYVCRNGSSCTSWYKTPTHFSGTLDAFVKITRHEGLRSLWSGLPPTLVMAVPATVIYFTCYDQLRDFLWFGLGLQGNHVPLLAGGLARLGAVTVISPLELVRTKMQSRKLSYSELRVCIRSAVAQCGLLSLWRGWGPTVFRDVPFSALYWFNYELVKTKLCEQYQMPQANFSISFTAGAVSGAIAAVLTLPFDVVKTRRQIQLGEMDTLGVYVKKTTSTWHIMKEIWAELGYRGLFAGFMPRVIKVAPACAVMISSYEFGKAFFQQMNRDRQQLAT